One genomic window of Carassius gibelio isolate Cgi1373 ecotype wild population from Czech Republic chromosome A10, carGib1.2-hapl.c, whole genome shotgun sequence includes the following:
- the LOC128020990 gene encoding seizure protein 6 isoform X2 produces the protein MCVRIELQKNWLFLLLILTLSVIYTHCQEDGTEQTRKGGESESEREFDPFTGKQEPPTDVQQLTTDAVPILPNLRLLKLHSALLTKSFQGDQQFFKEATHTMPTVPTSTSNTEHSLEPQKDAAKPVEQRRPSKSRSRTSEKMVVTSQPLTNPSIPISSPTVTGQNTTIKKSFDKESTLPPLSLSTSPKKESLRPERKTTPGYSSETSPAHCDMNFTDAEGYIEFPLDVSFDSHIHCTCLVTVYLGYGVEIQVLNASLDDGMEAVLEDLGGPVVSILANNSVLSRGLVLRSSSNQISVQFSSEWPAQPGLLLLRYRAFALSCASLLAPENGEVSVTGLQVEGVAYFSCLIGYQLQGPSSLTCRNATTPYWSGREPRCQVVCGGMMRNATQGRIISPGFPGNYSSNLTCHWVLEAPEGHRLHVHFEKVALAEDDDRLLIKDGSNIDSPPLYDSYEVEYLPTEGVTSTGRHLFVEFTSDETGTCTGAAIRYEAFAQGSCYEPFVKNGNFSTSDPAFGVGSVVEFTCEPGYTLEQGAVILECINEENPQWNETEPACRAVCSGEITDSAGVVLSPNWPEAYDKGQDCIWGLHVEEDKRFMLDVQVLRLGKNDLLTFYDGDDLTANILGQYSGFLARFRLYTSTADVTIQFQSDPASNMYGYNNGFVVHFFEVPRNDTCAELPEIPNGWKSTSHPDLTHGTVITYQCYPGFRLQGSEILMCQWDLTWSGDVPICEKIMSCEDPGLVENSQRLVTSSRFTVGSSVEYICNKGYSLFGPGVLTCYSRDTADPKWSERLPKCVPERYEPCSNPGAPSSAIQSSEKLFFQAGETLSFTCRAGYVLQGEPNIHCLPGHPSQWSGAPPMCRASTRNNEEHRLNAVDSEFDAEDVNIAIAVLIPVVAVLMLLLVIFLCISIAQSKSFQLPGSSLPPYDNMTEESAFDNPVYETGDARQCEVCM, from the exons AGGATGGAACTGAACAAACTCGGAAAGGAGGAGAGTCAGAATCAGAGAGAGAGTTTGACCCTTTCACCGGCAAACAGGAGCCACCAACCGACGTCCAGCAGCTCACAACAGATGCAGTACCAATCCTCCCCAACCTAAGACTGCTCAAACTCCACTCAGCTCTGCTAACCAAGAGCTTTCAGGGAGATCAGCAGTTTTTTAAAGAGGCAACGCACACCATGCCAACAGTCCCCACTTCTACATCTAACACTGAACATTCACTGGAGCCTCAGAAGGATGCGGCAAAACCTGTGGAACAAAGAAGACCCAGCAAAAGCCGTAGTAGAACATCAGAGAAGATGGTAGTCACCTCTCAGCCTCTCACAAACCCCTCCATTCCAATAAGCTCTCCCACAGTCACAGGTCAAAACACAACAATAAAGAAATCCTTTGACAAGGAAAGCACTTTGCCACCACTGTCTCTGTCAACTTCACCTAAGAAAGAATCACTGAGGCCGGAGAGGAAAACCACACCAGGATATTCCTCTGAGACATCTCCAG CTCACTGCGATATGAACTTCACAGACGCCGAGGGTTATATTGAGTTCCCCCTGGATGTCTCATTTGATTCCCACATTCATTGCACCTGCCTGGTTACTGTATATCTGGGTTACGGTGTTGAGATTCAG GTGCTGAACGCGAGTTTGGATGACGGGATGGAGGCAGTTCTGGAGGATCTAGGTGGACCTGTGGTTTCAATACTTGCCAACAACTCAGTGTTATCCAGGGGTCTGGTGCTGCGGAGCTCTAGCAACCAGATCTCAGTGCAGTTCAGCAGTGAATGGCCCGCTCAGCCTGGCTTATTACTTCTGCGGTATAGAG cCTTTGCTCTGAGTTGTGCATCCCTGCTGGCCCCTGAAAATGGTGAAGTATCAGTCACTGGTCTTCAGGTGGAGGGCGTGGCCTATTTCTCCTGTCTGATTGGCTATCAGCTCCAGggcccctcctctctcacatgCCGAAATGCCACCACACCATATTGGAGTGGCAGAGAGCCCAGGTGTCAAG TTGTTTGTGGGGGGATGATGAGAAATGCCACTCAGGGTCGTATCATCTCGCCGGGATTTCCAGGAAATTACAGCAGCAATCTGACATGTCACTGGGTACTGGAGGCCCCTGAGGGCCATCGGCTCCATGTTCACTTTGAGAAAGTTGCCCTGGCTGAGGATGATGACAG GCTCCTCATAAAGGATGGGAGTAACATTGACTCTCCGCCCCTGTATGACTCATATGAAGTCGAGTATCTGCCCACTGAGGGGGTCACCAGCACCGGCAGGCATCTGTTTGTGGAATTCACCAGTGATGAGACGGGCACATGCACTGGAGCTGCCATTCGATATGAAG CATTTGCTCAGGGCAGCTGTTATGAGCCATTTGTGAAGAATGGAAATTTTTCCACAAGTGATCCTGCGTTTGGAGTTGGTTCTGTGGTGGAGTTCACCTGTGAGCCGGGTTATACACTGGAGCAGGGCGCTGTTATTTTAGAGTGCATAAATGAGGAAAATCCACAATGGAATGAGACAGAACCAGCCTGTCGag cGGTGTGCAGTGGAGAAATAACAGATTCAGCAGGTGTGGTGCTTTCTCCAAACTGGCCTGAAGCATATGACAAAGGCCAGGATTGTATCTGGGGTCTACATGTGGAGGAGGACAAGAGATTTATGCTGGATGTTCAGGT TCTTCGTCTGGGGAAGAATGACCTGCTGACCTTTTATGATGGTGATGACCTCACAGCCAACATCCTGGGCCAGTACAGCGGTTTCCTTGCTCGATTTAGACTCTACACCTCCACAGCTGATGTGACCATCCAGTTTCAATCTGATCCAGCCTCCAACATGTACGGATACAACAATGGCTTTGTAGTGCATTTTTTTG AAGTGCCACGTAACGACACATGTGCAGAGCTGCCAGAAATCCCTAATGGCTGGAAGAGCACATCTCATCCCGACCTGACCCATGGCACCGTTATTACCTACCAGTGTTACCCAGGCTTCCGTCTGCAGGGCTCAGAGATCCTGATGTGCCAGTGGGATCTGACTTGGAGCGGAGACGTCCCGATCTGTGAGAAAA TTATGTCATGTGAGGATCCAGGACTAGTGGAAAACAGTCAGAGACTGGTGACCAGCTCTCGTTTCACTGTGGGATCGTCCGTGGAGTACATTTGCAACAAAGGATACTCACTTTTTGGCCCAGGAGTGCTCACTTGCTACAGCAGAGATACTGCAGACCCAAAGTGGAGTGAAAGACTGCCCAAATGTGTCC CTGAAAGATATGAACCCTGCAGTAACCCTGGTGCCCCCTCCTCGGCCATCCAAAGTTCAGAGAAACTGTTCTTCCAGGCAGGAGAGACTCTGAGCTTCACCTGCCGAGCAGGTTATGTGCTTCAGGGTGAACCCAATATCCACTGCCTCCCTGGACATCCCTCTCAATGGAGCGGAGCGCCCCCTATGTGCAGAG CTTCCACAAGAAACAATGAGGAACACAGATTGAACG CTGTTGATTCAGAGTTTGATGCAGAGGACGTCAACATCGCTATCGCAGTTCTGATTCCTGTAGTGGCGGTGCTGATGCTCCTCTTGGTCATCTTCCTCTGCATCTCAAT AGCTCAAAGTAAGTCTTTTCAGCTCCCTGGATCATCATTGCCGCCGTATGACAACATGACAGAAGAATCTGCATTTGACAACCCTGTTTATGAGACAGGA GATGCAAGGCAATGCGAGGTGTGTATGTAA
- the LOC128020990 gene encoding seizure protein 6 isoform X1: MCVRIELQKNWLFLLLILTLSVIYTHCQEDGTEQTRKGGESESEREFDPFTGKQEPPTDVQQLTTDAVPILPNLRLLKLHSALLTKSFQGDQQFFKEATHTMPTVPTSTSNTEHSLEPQKDAAKPVEQRRPSKSRSRTSEKMVVTSQPLTNPSIPISSPTVTGQNTTIKKSFDKESTLPPLSLSTSPKKESLRPERKTTPGYSSETSPAHCDMNFTDAEGYIEFPLDVSFDSHIHCTCLVTVYLGYGVEIQVLNASLDDGMEAVLEDLGGPVVSILANNSVLSRGLVLRSSSNQISVQFSSEWPAQPGLLLLRYRAFALSCASLLAPENGEVSVTGLQVEGVAYFSCLIGYQLQGPSSLTCRNATTPYWSGREPRCQVVCGGMMRNATQGRIISPGFPGNYSSNLTCHWVLEAPEGHRLHVHFEKVALAEDDDRLLIKDGSNIDSPPLYDSYEVEYLPTEGVTSTGRHLFVEFTSDETGTCTGAAIRYEAFAQGSCYEPFVKNGNFSTSDPAFGVGSVVEFTCEPGYTLEQGAVILECINEENPQWNETEPACRAVCSGEITDSAGVVLSPNWPEAYDKGQDCIWGLHVEEDKRFMLDVQVLRLGKNDLLTFYDGDDLTANILGQYSGFLARFRLYTSTADVTIQFQSDPASNMYGYNNGFVVHFFEVPRNDTCAELPEIPNGWKSTSHPDLTHGTVITYQCYPGFRLQGSEILMCQWDLTWSGDVPICEKIMSCEDPGLVENSQRLVTSSRFTVGSSVEYICNKGYSLFGPGVLTCYSRDTADPKWSERLPKCVPERYEPCSNPGAPSSAIQSSEKLFFQAGETLSFTCRAGYVLQGEPNIHCLPGHPSQWSGAPPMCRASTRNNEEHRLNAVDSEFDAEDVNIAIAVLIPVVAVLMLLLVIFLCISIAQSKSFQLPGSSLPPYDNMTEESAFDNPVYETGVSMDAVNLRDVGSHNTIVLS; encoded by the exons AGGATGGAACTGAACAAACTCGGAAAGGAGGAGAGTCAGAATCAGAGAGAGAGTTTGACCCTTTCACCGGCAAACAGGAGCCACCAACCGACGTCCAGCAGCTCACAACAGATGCAGTACCAATCCTCCCCAACCTAAGACTGCTCAAACTCCACTCAGCTCTGCTAACCAAGAGCTTTCAGGGAGATCAGCAGTTTTTTAAAGAGGCAACGCACACCATGCCAACAGTCCCCACTTCTACATCTAACACTGAACATTCACTGGAGCCTCAGAAGGATGCGGCAAAACCTGTGGAACAAAGAAGACCCAGCAAAAGCCGTAGTAGAACATCAGAGAAGATGGTAGTCACCTCTCAGCCTCTCACAAACCCCTCCATTCCAATAAGCTCTCCCACAGTCACAGGTCAAAACACAACAATAAAGAAATCCTTTGACAAGGAAAGCACTTTGCCACCACTGTCTCTGTCAACTTCACCTAAGAAAGAATCACTGAGGCCGGAGAGGAAAACCACACCAGGATATTCCTCTGAGACATCTCCAG CTCACTGCGATATGAACTTCACAGACGCCGAGGGTTATATTGAGTTCCCCCTGGATGTCTCATTTGATTCCCACATTCATTGCACCTGCCTGGTTACTGTATATCTGGGTTACGGTGTTGAGATTCAG GTGCTGAACGCGAGTTTGGATGACGGGATGGAGGCAGTTCTGGAGGATCTAGGTGGACCTGTGGTTTCAATACTTGCCAACAACTCAGTGTTATCCAGGGGTCTGGTGCTGCGGAGCTCTAGCAACCAGATCTCAGTGCAGTTCAGCAGTGAATGGCCCGCTCAGCCTGGCTTATTACTTCTGCGGTATAGAG cCTTTGCTCTGAGTTGTGCATCCCTGCTGGCCCCTGAAAATGGTGAAGTATCAGTCACTGGTCTTCAGGTGGAGGGCGTGGCCTATTTCTCCTGTCTGATTGGCTATCAGCTCCAGggcccctcctctctcacatgCCGAAATGCCACCACACCATATTGGAGTGGCAGAGAGCCCAGGTGTCAAG TTGTTTGTGGGGGGATGATGAGAAATGCCACTCAGGGTCGTATCATCTCGCCGGGATTTCCAGGAAATTACAGCAGCAATCTGACATGTCACTGGGTACTGGAGGCCCCTGAGGGCCATCGGCTCCATGTTCACTTTGAGAAAGTTGCCCTGGCTGAGGATGATGACAG GCTCCTCATAAAGGATGGGAGTAACATTGACTCTCCGCCCCTGTATGACTCATATGAAGTCGAGTATCTGCCCACTGAGGGGGTCACCAGCACCGGCAGGCATCTGTTTGTGGAATTCACCAGTGATGAGACGGGCACATGCACTGGAGCTGCCATTCGATATGAAG CATTTGCTCAGGGCAGCTGTTATGAGCCATTTGTGAAGAATGGAAATTTTTCCACAAGTGATCCTGCGTTTGGAGTTGGTTCTGTGGTGGAGTTCACCTGTGAGCCGGGTTATACACTGGAGCAGGGCGCTGTTATTTTAGAGTGCATAAATGAGGAAAATCCACAATGGAATGAGACAGAACCAGCCTGTCGag cGGTGTGCAGTGGAGAAATAACAGATTCAGCAGGTGTGGTGCTTTCTCCAAACTGGCCTGAAGCATATGACAAAGGCCAGGATTGTATCTGGGGTCTACATGTGGAGGAGGACAAGAGATTTATGCTGGATGTTCAGGT TCTTCGTCTGGGGAAGAATGACCTGCTGACCTTTTATGATGGTGATGACCTCACAGCCAACATCCTGGGCCAGTACAGCGGTTTCCTTGCTCGATTTAGACTCTACACCTCCACAGCTGATGTGACCATCCAGTTTCAATCTGATCCAGCCTCCAACATGTACGGATACAACAATGGCTTTGTAGTGCATTTTTTTG AAGTGCCACGTAACGACACATGTGCAGAGCTGCCAGAAATCCCTAATGGCTGGAAGAGCACATCTCATCCCGACCTGACCCATGGCACCGTTATTACCTACCAGTGTTACCCAGGCTTCCGTCTGCAGGGCTCAGAGATCCTGATGTGCCAGTGGGATCTGACTTGGAGCGGAGACGTCCCGATCTGTGAGAAAA TTATGTCATGTGAGGATCCAGGACTAGTGGAAAACAGTCAGAGACTGGTGACCAGCTCTCGTTTCACTGTGGGATCGTCCGTGGAGTACATTTGCAACAAAGGATACTCACTTTTTGGCCCAGGAGTGCTCACTTGCTACAGCAGAGATACTGCAGACCCAAAGTGGAGTGAAAGACTGCCCAAATGTGTCC CTGAAAGATATGAACCCTGCAGTAACCCTGGTGCCCCCTCCTCGGCCATCCAAAGTTCAGAGAAACTGTTCTTCCAGGCAGGAGAGACTCTGAGCTTCACCTGCCGAGCAGGTTATGTGCTTCAGGGTGAACCCAATATCCACTGCCTCCCTGGACATCCCTCTCAATGGAGCGGAGCGCCCCCTATGTGCAGAG CTTCCACAAGAAACAATGAGGAACACAGATTGAACG CTGTTGATTCAGAGTTTGATGCAGAGGACGTCAACATCGCTATCGCAGTTCTGATTCCTGTAGTGGCGGTGCTGATGCTCCTCTTGGTCATCTTCCTCTGCATCTCAAT AGCTCAAAGTAAGTCTTTTCAGCTCCCTGGATCATCATTGCCGCCGTATGACAACATGACAGAAGAATCTGCATTTGACAACCCTGTTTATGAGACAGGAGTAAGTATGGATGCCGTGAACCTCAGAGACGTGGGCTCTCACAACACCATCGTCTTGTCCTGA